The Arachis hypogaea cultivar Tifrunner chromosome 14, arahy.Tifrunner.gnm2.J5K5, whole genome shotgun sequence DNA window TTGGCTTTGTCTAAATATGAACTAACTCGATCTTATTGTAAAAGTTTACCTCATTCAATTAAAAGGAGCAATAAAAAAGAGTAATACTTCAAATTGGTCTCTACTATTTAACAATTTTTGTTGGCAAATTAGTTTTTGACAAttttaaaaatggtttatggcaaaatttagaaaatttagaaaattaaagattaatttgtCACATTTTAAATACTATAAGGATACGCCATTGGCTAATGGGTTGTATAAAGTGGGATTCGAGTTTTCAACACTTGTTTTTTTCAACATTTATTTAAATGGATAAGTGAATTGATCACTTTgctaaatcaaattaattttttaaatgactAATTTATTCGAAACAGATATAGTTAGAAACTAATTTAGGACATTAATAAAGAGATTACCAAAATAAGAACCTTTAAATAAATAATGAGATATACTATTAAGTAGGTTTGaaatacttttttaaatatgtaaaatagATCAAAGTATATGTAAAATAAATCTCGCAATATAGTAAAAAATGATTTTGTGgttgaaatgaaaaacaagttttcaaaaatagcaaatgaTTTTTACTTTTGTTAATATAAAATGTTAGCATCAAAGTGAGTTAACATggttataaaattaaaatgactCGGTCAACAATTTGCCATCTCTCTGTCAAAAAAAAATTTGCCATCTCATGCTCACATTTGTCATGTTCCTATGGATGGGTTTGTGAATATCTTACCATCTCATTGTTTATTTTAAGAATTTACTCTCTTAAAAATCTATAATCATATGTGAAATTATTTTAAATGTagtttaacctttaaaattttttaatgcaatattgaattataaaaaacttTAGTTTCTCGTGTAGACAACAACAAATATTTTCAcgtaagtttttaaatttttattttactatttaaaaaaaaaaaaataggtaaCTAATATATTCGATAAAATCATTTTTTCAGTAAATAAAACATACTCTTTGTTTAGAAACTTGAACAACTACAACTGCAACTGCAGCTTCTTGTTCCTCTTATCTTGTTCTAACACTTCTCCCAAAACCCACACTCATGATTCACAACACCCTTACACTCATTCACAACACCAATCACCATTTCTTCATCTCCGCAAATGGGTacccttccttttcttcttcttttctaccaTTTTCAATTCGAACCAAGCCCAGAAGAAAATCTACATCACTGGTTGTGAGTGCCCACAAGAAAGAGAATAAAGACGACAGCCATAGCTTTGTTTCCAACCCCAGCGAGTCCACTGGCTTCTTCCCAGAAGCAGTACTCCTTAAAAAAGTGAGCTTTTTTACGCACACCAACTGtttgtttaattgtttttcttctttctcgTTTTTCTGTGGATTTTCTTGTGTTCAGAACAAGATACTCTTTTGGATATTTGTTCACCTTAAGCTTGTAGCGGTATAAATTGCTTTGGTTCTATTATTACTGTGCACTTCTAGTGTTTGAAAGTCATTTCTTTCTATTGTAAAAGCAAAATTCTTATCTGTTTTCTGTTTTGTTCAAAAGGAAGAATTTCAATCATGATAGAAGGTAAGGAAATGGATTACTTTTCCTACTCTCTTTTATAGGAAGAATTGCTGGAGAGCAAGAAATTTTGCCAACTTTAGAACTTGCTAGATTGTATGATATGATTATTGAGGATTGACTCTTGGATGAATCATTAATTATACAGTTATACTATATACTATTTAGTTTCTTCCAACTATGACCTTGCTTTTTGGTGGAGAATTCTGGGAGTATTGTTTAGGTGTGTAGCATGACAAGCTTTTGGGGAGACTCGGAAGGAATATGTTGCATCCTTTCCCTGCTTTGCCTATATTATTCGGTTCAGTTGTTACTTGTTTAGAATCTATATACGGAGATTCAGGAAGGATTATGTTGCATCATTTCCATGTTTTGTATATATTATTCTGTTTAGTTTTTTAGAGTTGGTATTTGTTCTTTGTGAGATGGAATTTCTCATTGGTATGGATGTTGTGTTTTTATCTATTTTCAGAAATCAATCCAGGAAGATGGCAAGGTTCTGCCGGAGTTCGAAGATGCTGAAGAAAGTGAGTGGTTGTGTTTCTGCTATTCATTCGGTTCTATTCTGTCTTATGGATTACTGTTCTCAGAtgatttgtttttccttttttcatttatttttttttccaggACAACTTTTTGAAGCGCTTATGCTTGAGCTGGATAGCGATACGAGTGTTGATCAAAGTATGTTGATTTGTTTACCTTTCTATTAGGTAGAATTATAAGTCCTTTTTAGTTAAAGGCAAAGAAAATGGAATTTCTTTTGGTTGATCAATTTCCTGTTCTATAAAGATAGTCAAAATTTCATATGTATTTGTATCTATCGAAGTAATTGAACACAGCTGGTTGCTAAATTATCTGTTTTACACGAGTAAGTGGGAAAATGAAAGAGCTTTTTGCCAATGTTTGTCTAGTTCTCATGGAGAAAGTAAAATGTTCTACCTTACAATGCCTTGCTTCTTTGTCTGTGCAGTGCGCCATTATGAGATTGTTTACTTGATTCATGAAAAGCACAACGAACAAGTTGCAGCTGTCAACGAGAAAATTCAAGGTAATATTTTCCTTTACATGTGTGTATATTTTTAGCCATTCATGTTCCCTGAATGCCTGTAGAATTACTTCAATAGTTTTCCGTTTGAGGGGGTCATTTCCTACTCTAGCTATTTGAAAAATGGCTGAACTGTGGCTAGACCGAAGCAGCTGGTCTGTGACTGCCGCAAAAAGATCTCCGATTTGGCTAGGTTTTTATGTAATTGATCCGTCTAATTAACTCTATAGATATGGTTTTTAACCGTATTTTGCTGAAACCCAAGTTACTTAACAAATCGTAATCCTTGGTAGACATGCTAGGTTTTGATTTCTTTGTTCGTATTTATTCAGTAGGAAGACATTGTTatgagaaggaaaaagaaagggaaaaaaaaccaCTAAATATACTTTATCCGCTTTTGGGGAATATTGGGAGTTCTATATGCTCCAAGGAACTGAGGGTAGTAAAATGTAATCTGTGTGAATTCATAAACAAGTAAATTGTTAATTGGATTCTTCCAAAGATGCTAGATGTAACAGTGGTTCTTGTAAGAATTCGGAAAAGTTTTCTGCTATATTTAGCTGAGTTTAAAGTTTATGGTTGCTAACAGTGATTAGCAAAAGTATATTTTCTTCGAAGACTACCATCCAATAGAAATAATAGGACTTATTGCATGTTATGATGGATTGTTATATAGAAATGGAGTTATGGAACATGTCAGCAATTGAAATTGGATGATAGTGTGAAATTGTTTTATTAaggattcttttcttttcttttttctttcattgTGATTGTTTTCTGGACATGTTCGCAAACATTTGCAGACTTTTTGAGGGAAAAGAAAGGCACAGTGTGGAGATTTAGTGATTGGGGTATGAGAAGGCTGGCTTACAAAATAAAGAAAGCTAAAAATGCACACTACATTTTGATGAACTTTGAGTTGGACGCGAAATATATCAACGAGTTCAAGACAATGTTGGACCAAGATGAAAGAGTTATTAGGCATCTTGTGATCAAGAGGGACGAGGCGATCACTGAAGATTGTCCTCCTCCTCCCGAGTTCCATACTCTGCGCGCCGGTGcagatgatgattatgatgatgaagGATATGAAACAGAATATGATGAGGATTTCGATGATGATTGGGatggtgaagatgatgatgatggcgAAATTATCAttgtggatgatgatgatgattatgatgatgatgatggtagaGATCATAGAAATGATACATCAGCAAATATGATTCAGCCAGATAGAAAATTGAGGGCTGGGAACGTAGCTAGGTAGATGTTAGTATGTTACCTTTATTTTGTTACATAGGAAAAAATGCAGAGCAATTCTATACTTTGTAGCTCTAATTAAGCATATATAGATCCAAGTAACTAGGACTTTGTTTAATTGTTTTATAGGATTGGAGTTGCCCACTATTAATAGTTGTCTCATTgttttatatttatctattttccttggTTTAATCTGGATTCAATCAAAGAGATAGAATAAAGTAACAACCACGCTACATTTCCAACAAAAATTTGCTATCAAATCAGCTACatgtaaaatatataataaaatataaaatacatattaaaaataaggtgaattttatttaactctctctaaaataacatataatttatcttttatgatGTATTAATTTCTAATTGAATGTTATTTTAATAAGATAACTAACTATACTTGTAACTTaaattactttaatttaattagaattaatatctTAACAATTGTAAAATCAT harbors:
- the LOC112741617 gene encoding protein REGULATOR OF FATTY ACID COMPOSITION 3, chloroplastic, whose protein sequence is MIHNTLTLIHNTNHHFFISANGYPSFSSSFLPFSIRTKPRRKSTSLVVSAHKKENKDDSHSFVSNPSESTGFFPEAVLLKKKSIQEDGKVLPEFEDAEERQLFEALMLELDSDTSVDQMRHYEIVYLIHEKHNEQVAAVNEKIQDFLREKKGTVWRFSDWGMRRLAYKIKKAKNAHYILMNFELDAKYINEFKTMLDQDERVIRHLVIKRDEAITEDCPPPPEFHTLRAGADDDYDDEGYETEYDEDFDDDWDGEDDDDGEIIIVDDDDDYDDDDGRDHRNDTSANMIQPDRKLRAGNVAR